In one Sporomusa sphaeroides DSM 2875 genomic region, the following are encoded:
- the ltrA gene encoding group II intron reverse transcriptase/maturase → METKLTRIAELAKQRPRVKLQTLIHAIDEESLNAAHSILSADKAVGVDGVTKEEYGEKLQENIKNLLERMKRQAYKPQPVKRVYIPKTDKKKRPLGIPAYEDKLVQKVLNEVLTAIYEPEFLDCSYGFRPERNCHEALKEITKILESKKVSYVVDADIKGFFDNVEHGWMVKFLQERIQDPNLLRLIVRFLKAGVMEQGKLEEADTGTPQGGIISPTLANIYLHYVLDLWFMVKIKRECRGEAYLIRYCDDFVCFFQYQEDAEDFYGKLIERLRKFNLEIAEEKTKTIEFGRFAEERRNNQGASKPETFDFLGFTHYCSKSKKGKFRVKRKTSRKKLRAKLKHFAGWLYQNMHTEIGKLIKQINIKLVGHFRYYGVTDNSSAINTFGYYIRRKLFEVLNRRSQKKSLTWEGFAKLKDRFPLAKARIYVNIYG, encoded by the coding sequence TTGGAAACAAAGCTGACAAGGATAGCTGAATTAGCCAAACAAAGACCGAGAGTCAAGTTGCAAACCCTTATCCATGCTATTGACGAGGAAAGCCTGAACGCGGCCCATAGTATTCTGTCAGCAGACAAGGCAGTAGGCGTTGATGGTGTAACCAAAGAAGAATACGGTGAAAAGCTACAGGAAAACATCAAGAATCTCCTGGAAAGAATGAAGCGGCAAGCGTACAAGCCGCAGCCAGTAAAGAGAGTCTACATCCCCAAAACGGATAAGAAGAAACGCCCACTAGGGATACCTGCCTATGAGGACAAACTGGTGCAGAAAGTACTTAATGAAGTCCTGACAGCCATCTACGAACCGGAATTTCTGGACTGCTCCTACGGTTTCAGACCAGAGAGAAATTGCCATGAAGCGCTGAAGGAAATCACCAAGATTCTCGAAAGCAAGAAGGTCAGCTATGTAGTGGATGCGGACATTAAAGGATTCTTTGACAACGTAGAACACGGGTGGATGGTGAAGTTTCTACAAGAACGAATCCAAGACCCGAATCTATTGAGACTGATAGTACGATTTCTTAAAGCAGGTGTCATGGAACAGGGGAAACTAGAAGAGGCGGACACCGGAACGCCGCAAGGGGGAATCATATCCCCAACCCTGGCGAACATATACCTGCACTATGTGCTCGACCTGTGGTTTATGGTAAAGATAAAGCGGGAATGCAGAGGCGAGGCCTATTTAATTCGGTACTGTGACGACTTTGTATGCTTCTTTCAATACCAAGAAGATGCCGAAGATTTCTACGGTAAGTTGATAGAACGATTGAGGAAATTCAACCTAGAAATAGCAGAGGAGAAAACAAAGACTATCGAATTCGGGCGCTTTGCTGAGGAAAGACGGAATAACCAAGGGGCCAGCAAACCGGAGACATTCGACTTTCTTGGGTTCACGCACTACTGTAGCAAGAGCAAGAAGGGAAAATTCCGCGTCAAAAGGAAAACCAGCCGGAAGAAATTGAGAGCAAAGCTAAAACATTTCGCTGGATGGCTCTATCAAAATATGCATACAGAGATAGGAAAATTGATTAAGCAGATAAACATCAAGCTGGTTGGTCACTTCCGCTACTATGGAGTAACCGACAACAGCAGCGCTATCAATACATTTGGATACTATATACGGCGTAAATTGTTTGAAGTACTTAATCGAAGAAGCCAAAAGAAGAGCTTGACCTGGGAAGGATTTGCAAAACTCAAAGATAGATTCCCGCTAGCTAAAGCGAGGATCTATGTAAATATCTATGGCTAA
- a CDS encoding helix-turn-helix domain-containing protein, with amino-acid sequence MNFGEKVRYVRKKFSLTTEQLARLLNVTQSYISHVENNRRKFGRDKIALLANKLYIPVEFFLREDVKTLEQIKFNNHLTAIFEDENYPNYFGVVDQAVKAKISPEELEQAIEFIKKYK; translated from the coding sequence ATGAATTTTGGAGAAAAAGTGCGCTATGTACGCAAAAAGTTTTCGCTGACTACCGAGCAATTAGCGCGGTTATTAAATGTGACACAATCCTATATATCCCATGTGGAAAACAATCGCCGGAAATTTGGTCGTGACAAGATTGCGTTATTGGCTAATAAACTATACATTCCGGTTGAATTCTTTCTGCGTGAAGATGTAAAGACGCTGGAACAGATTAAATTTAATAATCACTTGACAGCCATATTCGAGGATGAAAACTATCCCAACTATTTCGGGGTGGTAGACCAGGCTGTAAAAGCTAAAATTAGCCCGGAGGAATTGGAACAGGCAATAGAATTTATAAAGAAATATAAATGA
- a CDS encoding methyltetrahydrofolate cobalamin methyltransferase, which yields MIIVGELINASRKPIAEAIKNRDASYIQQVAKDEQASGANYIDVNAGTFVGEEAEYLKWLVQLVQAVVDSPCCIDSPDPKAIEAALAVHKGPAMLNSISLEKDRYDAFIPLVSGTAHKVVALCMSDEGMPETAEARVKIADELINRLVKKGLTPDQIYVDPLVQPLSTNYIFGVEFLKAIEIIMNNYPGVHTMCGLSNISFGLPLRKFLNRTFGIMAIDRGLDGMIMNPLDKEFMASIIAAEALRGTDAYCMNYLQAYRKKLLE from the coding sequence ATGATTATTGTCGGCGAACTGATTAATGCCAGTCGCAAGCCGATTGCAGAAGCCATCAAAAACAGGGATGCCAGCTACATTCAACAAGTGGCCAAAGATGAGCAGGCGTCCGGAGCCAACTATATTGATGTGAACGCCGGGACTTTTGTCGGCGAAGAGGCTGAATACCTAAAATGGTTGGTTCAATTAGTTCAGGCGGTTGTTGATAGCCCGTGTTGTATTGATAGCCCTGATCCGAAAGCCATTGAAGCCGCATTAGCGGTTCACAAAGGGCCGGCAATGCTCAATTCCATTTCACTGGAGAAAGATAGATATGATGCATTCATACCCCTGGTGAGTGGAACGGCTCATAAAGTCGTCGCCTTATGCATGAGTGATGAAGGTATGCCGGAAACGGCAGAGGCCAGAGTCAAAATTGCTGATGAACTTATTAACCGCCTTGTCAAAAAAGGACTGACGCCTGACCAGATTTACGTCGATCCTCTGGTGCAGCCGTTATCCACCAATTACATTTTCGGTGTCGAATTTCTGAAGGCGATTGAGATAATTATGAACAATTATCCTGGCGTTCACACGATGTGTGGCTTATCTAACATCTCTTTCGGCCTGCCGTTACGTAAGTTTTTAAATAGAACCTTTGGCATTATGGCCATAGACCGCGGTCTTGACGGTATGATTATGAACCCGCTTGATAAAGAGTTCATGGCCAGCATTATTGCTGCCGAAGCGTTACGGGGGACAGATGCGTATTGTATGAATTATCTTCAAGCCTATCGCAAGAAACTGCTTGAATAG
- the pylSn gene encoding pyrrolysine--tRNA(Pyl) ligase small subunit — protein sequence MALSEKKQKRYYRKNIDFFKLVAKLKLWPSRSGKLHGIKSMEIIGDIAEITTHCNEKFQIQNSKHSRAARCLRNKLFFHSCRTCKIPQWKLEKYAGTYMTQSYGSNL from the coding sequence ATGGCCCTTAGCGAAAAAAAACAGAAACGCTATTATCGCAAAAATATCGACTTTTTTAAACTTGTTGCCAAACTTAAGCTTTGGCCCTCAAGAAGCGGGAAACTGCACGGCATCAAAAGCATGGAAATTATCGGCGACATAGCAGAAATTACTACCCATTGCAATGAAAAATTCCAGATACAGAATTCGAAGCATAGCCGGGCTGCCCGCTGTTTGCGCAATAAATTATTTTTTCATTCCTGCCGTACCTGCAAAATTCCCCAGTGGAAGCTGGAGAAATACGCGGGAACTTATATGACCCAAAGCTATGGATCCAATTTATGA
- the pylD gene encoding 3-methylornithyl-N6-L-lysine dehydrogenase PylD produces the protein MTRLKADDVNQIAARLTKYDVELISKTGCNLKSIAARAANRDLSTISVAQSKIAVIPITGGQGIIGGFTEAVAGILDHLGFDTFITTSYDIAGIAEAILHGAEILFAADDDKFIAFNLRTGAIADNSEATGQGYVTALNQMCCGLTEKHVLVIGAGAVGRGAAGLIVKLGGLVSIYDIDVTASRALVDELRRQGYPAKLETDLDYALSKHLVIVDASPAENVIRPAYITERTIIAAPGVPLGVPAEQCGKHFAQILHDPLQIGVATMCFLVI, from the coding sequence ATGACACGACTAAAAGCAGACGATGTTAATCAGATTGCGGCCAGACTAACGAAATACGATGTTGAGTTAATTAGCAAGACAGGATGTAACCTAAAATCAATCGCGGCTCGTGCTGCGAATAGGGATTTGAGCACTATCTCAGTGGCCCAATCCAAAATTGCGGTTATTCCTATTACCGGCGGCCAGGGAATTATTGGCGGCTTTACTGAGGCAGTGGCCGGTATCCTGGATCATCTGGGTTTCGATACTTTTATTACTACAAGCTATGATATCGCAGGTATTGCTGAAGCTATCTTACATGGTGCTGAGATATTGTTTGCAGCCGATGATGATAAGTTTATTGCCTTTAATCTAAGAACCGGTGCGATAGCCGATAACAGCGAAGCGACAGGCCAGGGCTATGTAACGGCCTTAAACCAGATGTGCTGCGGTTTGACGGAAAAGCATGTGCTTGTTATTGGTGCCGGGGCGGTAGGCAGAGGCGCGGCCGGTTTAATCGTCAAACTGGGAGGATTGGTTTCCATATATGATATCGATGTAACCGCCAGCCGGGCATTGGTTGATGAGCTGAGGCGACAAGGATATCCGGCCAAGTTGGAAACAGATTTGGATTATGCTTTAAGCAAGCACCTGGTTATAGTGGACGCTTCTCCGGCAGAGAATGTTATTCGTCCTGCATATATTACCGAGCGCACAATCATCGCCGCGCCGGGAGTTCCTTTAGGAGTACCGGCAGAACAGTGCGGGAAACACTTTGCCCAAATACTGCATGACCCGTTGCAAATTGGGGTAGCCACCATGTGTTTTTTAGTTATCTGA
- the pylC gene encoding 3-methylornithine--L-lysine ligase PylC translates to MKVAIVGGKLQGVEAAYLAKKAGWEVFVVDKKPGVLAAAIGDHFQAMDVTHRDEWLMLLKKIDLVIPALENKEALDCLASSAKYSNVPLLFDEQAYAVSSSKITSNEVFNRLSIPAPKPWPRCGFPIIIKPSGASGSEGVIKVDNAQALKRLQVEKAIADMVIEEYLEGPSYSIEVIGCQGVYKALQITEIQLDAQYDCKRVLGTAVLTKGQQASFEHIALSLAGFLHLNGVMDVEAILHAGQLKVLEIDARIPSQTPTAVYHATGINMLEILGKAFVQGTPWEDFDIKAKRGVIYEHIRVNGDKLEVLGEHILPDAGEPLRLCTDFFGADEALTTYSPGKKEWVATLIITGAHMPEAWNKREGIIYKIRQSCRISNYYDCYPASGAEGMSLETRGGWCNDTTKSRRC, encoded by the coding sequence ATGAAAGTTGCCATCGTCGGCGGCAAGCTTCAGGGAGTCGAAGCTGCGTATCTGGCTAAAAAAGCGGGCTGGGAAGTTTTCGTTGTCGATAAAAAGCCTGGGGTTTTGGCTGCGGCAATCGGTGACCATTTCCAGGCAATGGATGTTACGCATCGGGACGAGTGGCTAATGTTATTGAAAAAAATTGATCTCGTTATCCCGGCATTAGAAAACAAAGAGGCGTTAGACTGTTTAGCCAGCAGCGCTAAATATTCAAATGTACCTTTGCTTTTTGACGAGCAGGCTTATGCTGTTTCTTCCTCAAAAATTACTTCCAACGAAGTATTTAACCGCCTTTCCATCCCTGCACCCAAACCATGGCCACGATGTGGTTTTCCTATTATTATAAAACCCTCCGGGGCTAGTGGCAGTGAGGGTGTGATTAAGGTGGACAATGCTCAGGCGCTCAAGCGTTTGCAAGTTGAAAAAGCTATAGCTGATATGGTAATTGAGGAATATCTGGAAGGACCCTCTTATTCAATCGAGGTCATTGGCTGCCAGGGAGTATATAAGGCCTTGCAAATTACCGAGATTCAACTGGACGCCCAATATGACTGCAAGCGGGTGCTCGGTACGGCAGTGCTGACAAAAGGACAGCAAGCAAGCTTCGAACACATCGCGCTTAGTTTGGCTGGATTTTTGCATCTCAATGGAGTTATGGATGTAGAAGCCATTCTCCATGCAGGCCAACTAAAAGTTTTGGAAATAGATGCCCGGATTCCCAGTCAAACCCCGACGGCGGTGTATCATGCCACCGGCATTAATATGCTGGAGATTCTCGGCAAGGCGTTTGTCCAAGGAACCCCGTGGGAGGATTTCGACATCAAAGCGAAAAGAGGCGTGATCTACGAACATATCCGCGTAAATGGTGATAAGCTTGAAGTTTTGGGTGAACACATTCTACCTGACGCCGGTGAGCCGCTTCGTCTGTGTACAGATTTTTTTGGAGCAGATGAAGCGCTGACAACTTACTCTCCAGGCAAAAAAGAATGGGTAGCTACGCTCATCATCACCGGTGCGCATATGCCGGAGGCATGGAATAAAAGAGAGGGTATTATTTACAAGATCAGGCAGTCCTGCCGAATTAGCAACTATTATGACTGTTATCCCGCAAGTGGAGCTGAGGGTATGTCATTAGAAACGCGTGGGGGATGGTGCAATGACACGACTAAAAGCAGACGATGTTAA
- the pylB gene encoding methylornithine synthase PylB, with translation MGLQQPATLIRILGKALEEEPLTRAELLYLLGLSAEDDIARVFAIARMLRHRYFKNRIFLYGFVYFSTYCRNECAFCLYRKSNQSLSRYHKTPAEIMETAYRLVKSGVHLLDLTMGEDPRYYSNNGAGFDSLVRTVRAIKEDTDIPIMISAGVVPEDVLRALKDSGAEWYACYQETHNPGLYAKLRISQSFSERMERKKEARDMGFLIEEGLLTGVGERYEDLIDSLAAMRSLGADQVRIMSFVPQKDTPMQHVPSLPRTRELLMIAIMRLVFPNRLIPASLDVDGIHGLADRLNAGANVVTSIIPPEAGLAGVSNQELDIDDGNRSVDSILPILAQCGLERASMEEYMEWVLARLARLAPSHRQINETKETYTNWVVQRH, from the coding sequence ATGGGGCTGCAACAACCTGCCACCTTGATCAGGATATTGGGAAAAGCTTTGGAGGAAGAGCCGCTGACCAGGGCTGAGCTTTTATATTTATTGGGACTTTCCGCAGAAGATGATATCGCCAGGGTATTTGCCATAGCCAGAATGCTCAGGCATCGATATTTTAAGAATAGAATATTTCTCTATGGTTTCGTTTATTTTTCAACCTATTGTCGAAATGAGTGTGCTTTCTGTTTATATCGTAAATCCAATCAATCGTTATCCCGCTATCATAAAACCCCGGCGGAAATTATGGAGACCGCTTACCGGCTGGTGAAATCCGGAGTACACTTGCTGGATTTAACGATGGGGGAAGATCCCCGGTATTATAGCAATAATGGAGCCGGCTTTGATTCGCTGGTAAGAACGGTGAGGGCCATCAAGGAAGACACCGACATACCGATTATGATTTCGGCAGGCGTCGTCCCGGAAGATGTATTAAGAGCGCTTAAAGATTCCGGTGCCGAGTGGTATGCCTGCTATCAGGAAACCCATAACCCTGGCTTATATGCAAAACTAAGAATAAGCCAAAGCTTCTCGGAACGAATGGAACGAAAAAAGGAAGCCCGGGATATGGGTTTCCTGATTGAGGAGGGCTTACTGACCGGTGTCGGGGAAAGATATGAGGATTTGATTGATTCCCTGGCGGCCATGAGAAGCCTGGGAGCTGATCAGGTACGAATTATGAGCTTTGTACCGCAAAAGGATACACCCATGCAGCACGTCCCGTCGCTCCCGCGGACGAGAGAATTATTGATGATTGCCATCATGCGCCTGGTCTTTCCCAACCGTCTGATTCCCGCGTCTTTGGATGTGGATGGTATCCATGGTTTAGCTGACCGCCTTAACGCCGGCGCCAATGTCGTAACCTCGATCATTCCGCCAGAGGCCGGCCTGGCCGGCGTATCCAATCAGGAGCTGGATATCGATGACGGTAACCGTAGCGTTGACAGCATCCTGCCGATATTAGCGCAATGCGGTCTCGAACGGGCTAGTATGGAAGAATATATGGAATGGGTATTGGCCCGTTTGGCAAGACTCGCTCCTTCCCATAGGCAGATTAACGAAACGAAAGAAACCTATACAAACTGGGTTGTACAACGCCATTAG
- the pylSc gene encoding pyrrolysine--tRNA(Pyl) ligase large subunit has translation MDITWTSIQKQRLKELNISSTLQEQRFESASERDFAFQDLERQFVTKGRRHLAQFQKFIKRPLLSRLEQQLTEALNLRGFVQVMTPTIIAKGSLAKMSIDDKHPLFSQVFWLDAKRCLRPMLAPNLYTLWKDLLRLWQPPIRLFEIGTCYRKESQGGLHLNEFTMLNITELGLPLNERQQRLEEMAALVMSVAGIDEYQLEVTSSVVYGDTLDVMKGIELGSGAMGPHVLDKKWGITAPWIGIGFGLERLLMVREGAQNVQSMGRSLSYLDGVRLNI, from the coding sequence GTGGATATTACCTGGACATCCATACAAAAGCAGCGGTTAAAAGAACTTAATATCAGCTCAACTTTGCAAGAACAACGTTTTGAATCAGCCAGCGAGCGTGATTTTGCGTTTCAAGACCTGGAGAGGCAGTTTGTGACTAAAGGAAGACGCCATTTGGCGCAATTTCAAAAATTTATTAAGCGGCCGTTGCTGAGCAGGCTTGAACAGCAACTTACCGAAGCCCTGAACCTCCGGGGATTCGTTCAGGTCATGACACCGACAATTATAGCTAAGGGTTCTTTGGCGAAAATGTCTATAGACGATAAGCATCCACTATTTTCCCAGGTATTTTGGCTTGATGCCAAGCGGTGCCTGCGGCCGATGCTGGCGCCAAATCTGTACACCTTATGGAAAGATTTGCTGCGCTTATGGCAGCCGCCGATTCGCCTTTTTGAAATCGGCACCTGTTATCGTAAGGAATCCCAGGGGGGATTGCATCTCAACGAGTTTACCATGCTCAATATAACCGAATTAGGGTTACCCCTTAACGAGAGGCAGCAACGCTTGGAAGAAATGGCTGCATTGGTTATGTCTGTCGCCGGTATTGATGAATATCAGCTGGAAGTAACCAGTTCTGTCGTGTATGGCGATACCTTGGATGTGATGAAGGGTATTGAATTAGGTTCAGGCGCCATGGGGCCGCATGTACTTGATAAAAAATGGGGAATCACCGCGCCTTGGATAGGCATAGGCTTTGGCCTCGAACGTTTGTTAATGGTTAGGGAGGGAGCGCAAAATGTTCAGAGTATGGGAAGAAGTCTTAGTTACCTGGACGGAGTACGATTAAATATTTAA
- a CDS encoding corrinoid protein: MSKYAKLKDAISNLDKDLAEAAAKEAVAAGLNPLDCISEGLSAGMQIISDRFDDGEAFVPELMLAAEAFEKAVAILTASVPQSEMNTMSAGKVLLYTVEGDVHDIGKNIVRTILSANNFEVTDLGKTVPARTVIEKAEELKVDVIAGAALMSTTMPRQREVVELLKERGLRDKYICLFGGAPVTQQWCDNIGADGYCDSATATPVLAKKALAKRKGV, from the coding sequence ATGAGCAAATATGCTAAATTAAAGGATGCTATCAGCAATCTGGATAAGGACCTGGCTGAAGCGGCTGCCAAAGAGGCCGTCGCCGCCGGCCTTAATCCACTGGATTGCATCAGTGAAGGGCTTTCCGCAGGTATGCAGATCATAAGTGATCGCTTTGATGACGGCGAGGCTTTTGTTCCGGAATTAATGCTGGCGGCGGAAGCTTTTGAGAAGGCGGTGGCAATCCTGACTGCCTCGGTGCCGCAAAGCGAAATGAACACTATGTCTGCCGGCAAAGTGCTGCTGTATACTGTTGAGGGCGATGTGCATGACATCGGTAAGAATATCGTCAGAACCATTCTCAGCGCCAATAATTTCGAAGTCACTGATCTTGGAAAAACCGTGCCGGCACGCACGGTTATTGAAAAAGCGGAGGAGTTGAAGGTCGATGTAATCGCCGGTGCGGCTCTCATGTCGACCACCATGCCCCGCCAGCGGGAGGTTGTGGAACTGTTGAAGGAAAGAGGGCTGCGGGACAAGTACATTTGCCTGTTCGGCGGAGCTCCGGTCACTCAACAGTGGTGCGACAATATTGGTGCGGATGGATACTGCGACTCCGCGACAGCTACGCCGGTTCTCGCTAAAAAAGCTTTGGCTAAAAGGAAAGGAGTATGA
- a CDS encoding helix-turn-helix domain-containing protein, with amino-acid sequence MYMSKTQDHSSHFLTDIKAAIQDYELVTRVNCYFFDKAGKRVGNRTCYQCNNLCNFIKRFDPSGGCVHDYLGSCRPALEMGTSHVYYCPYGLLNIAVCVLLEDETLYFVSSGPLRLEPAGKGFINRFIETNELLSSHYADIAQLMGGVPLVDEHYLDALGNMLQRSVSAFTTDATKKFWKKQDVLAFLVKSLDKAANESFYPEYRQQVYVMERAIELLSSRHDGSENLKKEALQTILSVLIDSIYEYRSYTEVKSRSAAFFLSLIEIGKKRDMNLEFVFNKNYEAIFQLLEAEDYIILGEVIYAAADRFQNAFLQENSYRINEAILQGMNYIRQNYMNVSLADVAKEVSLAPNYFSDLFKKQTGQSYSDYLNKVRIEFSKQYIRKNVPLAQVAQQVGFADQSYFVKIFKRYEAISPSKWRMLTCK; translated from the coding sequence ATGTATATGTCTAAAACACAAGATCATAGTTCTCACTTTCTTACAGATATCAAGGCGGCCATTCAGGATTACGAATTGGTAACAAGAGTTAACTGCTATTTTTTTGATAAAGCAGGTAAACGCGTTGGCAATAGAACCTGTTACCAGTGCAATAATCTTTGCAATTTTATCAAACGCTTTGATCCCAGCGGCGGCTGCGTTCATGACTATCTCGGCAGCTGCCGGCCGGCACTGGAAATGGGGACAAGCCATGTATATTACTGTCCATACGGCTTGTTGAATATTGCGGTTTGCGTTTTGCTGGAAGATGAAACGCTTTACTTTGTTTCCTCCGGTCCTTTGCGGCTGGAGCCAGCGGGAAAAGGGTTCATCAATCGTTTTATAGAAACAAATGAGCTGCTGTCCTCCCATTATGCTGATATTGCACAATTAATGGGGGGCGTTCCTTTGGTGGATGAACATTATCTCGATGCATTGGGAAATATGTTGCAACGGTCAGTTTCTGCTTTTACTACTGATGCTACTAAGAAGTTCTGGAAAAAACAGGATGTACTTGCCTTTTTGGTGAAATCTTTAGATAAAGCGGCGAACGAATCCTTTTATCCTGAATACCGCCAACAAGTTTATGTAATGGAAAGAGCAATTGAACTGCTTTCTTCCCGGCATGATGGCAGCGAGAATCTGAAAAAAGAGGCACTGCAAACAATTCTTTCTGTTTTAATTGACAGCATATATGAATATAGGTCTTACACAGAGGTAAAATCACGGAGTGCGGCGTTTTTTCTTTCTTTAATTGAAATTGGCAAAAAAAGAGACATGAATTTGGAGTTTGTTTTTAACAAAAACTATGAGGCTATTTTTCAATTGTTAGAGGCAGAAGATTATATCATTTTGGGTGAGGTTATTTATGCGGCGGCAGACCGTTTTCAGAATGCATTTTTGCAGGAAAACAGCTACCGGATTAATGAAGCTATCCTTCAGGGCATGAATTATATCCGGCAAAACTATATGAATGTGAGCTTAGCTGATGTGGCAAAAGAGGTTTCTTTAGCCCCCAATTATTTTAGCGATCTTTTTAAGAAACAAACAGGACAAAGTTATTCGGACTATTTGAATAAGGTAAGAATTGAATTTAGCAAACAGTATATACGGAAAAACGTACCGCTTGCTCAGGTTGCGCAACAGGTGGGGTTTGCCGACCAAAGCTATTTTGTGAAAATATTTAAGCGATATGAAGCGATTTCGCCCTCAAAATGGCGGATGCTTACCTGCAAATAA
- a CDS encoding helix-turn-helix domain-containing protein: MNFGEKVRYIRKKFSLTTEQLARLLNVTQSYISHVENNRRKFGRDKIALLANKLYIPVEFFLREDVKTLEQITFNNHLTAIFKDENYPNYFGVVDQAVKAKISPEELEQAIEFIKKYKRMY, translated from the coding sequence ATGAATTTTGGAGAAAAAGTGCGCTATATACGCAAGAAGTTTTCGCTGACTACCGAGCAATTAGCACGGTTATTAAATGTGACACAATCCTATATATCCCATGTGGAAAACAATCGCCGGAAATTTGGTCGTGACAAGATTGCGTTATTGGCTAATAAACTATACATTCCGGTTGAATTCTTTCTGCGTGAAGATGTAAAGACGCTGGAACAGATTACATTTAATAATCACTTGACAGCCATATTCAAGGATGAAAACTATCCCAACTATTTCGGGGTGGTGGACCAGGCTGTAAAAGCTAAAATTAGCCCGGAGGAATTGGAACAGGCAATAGAATTTATAAAGAAATATAAGAGAATGTACTGA
- a CDS encoding methyltetrahydrofolate cobalamin methyltransferase, protein MIIVGELINASRKPIAEAIRNNDASYIQQVAKDEHMAGASYIDVNAGIFVGEEADYLKWLVQLVQAVVDGPCCIDSPDPKAIEAALAVHKGPAMLNSISLEKERYDAFIPLVSGTAHKVVALCMSDDGMPETAAARVKIADELINRLVKKGLSLDQIYVDPLVQPLSTSDIYGIEFLKAIEMIMDNYPGVHTMCGLSNISFGLPLRKFLNRTFGIMAIDRGLDGMIMNPLDKEFMASIIAAEALRGKDEYCMNYLQAYRDKLLE, encoded by the coding sequence ATGATTATTGTCGGCGAACTGATTAACGCCAGTCGCAAGCCAATTGCGGAAGCCATCAGAAATAACGATGCCAGCTATATTCAACAAGTGGCTAAAGATGAACATATGGCCGGGGCCAGCTATATTGATGTGAATGCAGGAATTTTTGTCGGCGAAGAGGCTGACTACCTAAAATGGTTGGTTCAATTAGTCCAGGCAGTTGTTGATGGCCCTTGTTGTATTGATAGCCCTGACCCGAAAGCCATTGAGGCCGCATTAGCGGTTCACAAAGGGCCGGCAATGCTCAATTCCATTTCACTGGAGAAAGAAAGATATGATGCCTTCATACCCTTAGTGAGTGGAACAGCTCATAAAGTCGTCGCCTTATGCATGAGTGATGATGGTATGCCGGAAACGGCAGCGGCCAGAGTCAAAATTGCTGATGAACTCATTAACCGCCTTGTCAAAAAAGGACTGTCGCTTGATCAGATTTACGTCGATCCTCTGGTACAGCCGTTATCCACCAGTGACATTTACGGTATCGAATTTCTGAAGGCGATTGAGATGATTATGGACAATTATCCCGGCGTTCACACGATGTGTGGCTTATCTAACATCTCTTTTGGCCTGCCGTTGCGTAAGTTTCTCAATAGAACCTTTGGCATTATGGCGATAGATCGCGGTCTTGACGGCATGATTATGAACCCGCTTGATAAAGAGTTCATGGCCAGCATTATTGCTGCCGAAGCGTTACGGGGGAAAGACGAGTATTGTATGAACTACCTTCAGGCTTATCGCGATAAACTGCTTGAATAG